The proteins below come from a single Malus domestica chromosome 03, GDT2T_hap1 genomic window:
- the LOC103423698 gene encoding transcription factor FER-LIKE IRON DEFICIENCY-INDUCED TRANSCRIPTION FACTOR: MDSLGNHQGGHNINDFELQDFIDDANFGQFIDIIRGDGEDPAANFDPDLMMNGCFDDYNLFGQAGSTTPPVLMFGFNDAIVPDPTTSLFATSPNFDGEMKGGEEEYYNDGEDSSGTTTTMTTTKRQKVDRLRTLVSERKRRGSMKERLYALRSLVPNITKMDKASIVGDSVLYVQDLQQQAKKLKAEIASLEASLAGADDRDGHLEGSTKPNKDSNNDQFVSKGILQIDVSQVEEKGFYVKVACNKGGGVAISLYKALESLTSFDVQSSNLNTVSADRFEITFALNVKKCEQDVVNLPNLKLWVTGAFLNQGFKLASGFSA, encoded by the exons atgGATTCGCTGGGAAACCATCAAGGAGGTCATAACATCAACGATTTTGAGTTGCAAGACTTCATAGATGATGCAAACTTTGGTCAATTCATTGATATTATTCGCGGTGACGGTGAAGATCCAGCGGCTAATTTTGATCCTGACCTTATGATGAATGGCTGCTTTGATGATTATAACCTGTTTGGTCAAGCTGGTTCTACTACTCCACCAGTTCTTATGTTTGGTTTTAATGATGCAATTGTACCCGATCCAACTACTTCTTTGTTTGCTACATCACCAAATTTTGATGGAGAAATGAAAGGCGGGGAAGAAGAGTACTATAATGACGGGGAAGATTCGTCTGGAACAACCACAACCATGACAACAACGAAGAGGCAAAAGGTTGACCGGTTGCGGACTTTGGTGTcggagaggaagaggaggggGAGCATGAAGGAAAGGCTATATGCATTGCGGTCTTTAGTTCCTAACATAACCAAG ATGGATAAGGCCTCCATTGTTGGAGATTCTGTATTGTATGTACAAGACTTGCAACAGCAGGCTAAGAAGTTGAAAGCTGAGATTGCAAGCCTTGAAGCATCCTTAGCCGGAGCAGATGATCGAGACGGACATCTGGAAGGATCAACCAAACctaataaagattcaaacaatgACCAGTTCGTTTCTAAGGGCATCCTTCAG ATAGACGTGTCTCAAGTGGAGGAAAAAGGGTTTTATGTGAAGGTGGCATGCAACAAGGGAGGAGGAGTAGCCATATCACTTTACAAGGCACTTGAATCCCTAACAAGCTTCGATGTTCAAAGTTCTAACTTGAACACAGTTTCAGCTGACAGATTTGAAATCACATTTGCTTTGAAT GTAAAGAAATGCGAGCAGGACGTCGTCAACCTGCCAAATTTGAAACTTTGGGTCACGGGTGCTTTTCTTAATCAAGGTTTTAAATTGGCTTCTGGATTCTCAGCCTAA
- the LOC114821310 gene encoding uncharacterized protein isoform X1: MSLSLLSDLSQLPYLSSQPRTHARNHLPCARKTPHRRHLVLLPLCPVLQPQETRKGTPASSYFPGEDEIEAGCRHTHLRRLSREFPAKPRRVGRRASFRRPPRLSRQFPAKTRRVRRRVRGNYSGVSVFASCVTFRRRSTDLESRHTIPASRHFRIGIFESSWCGTHSFIHSILYYFF; the protein is encoded by the exons AtgtctctctcccttctctcggACCTCTCTCAGCTCCCTTATCTCTCTTCTCAACCGCGAACGCACGCACGCAACCATCTCCCCTGCGCGAGGAAGACCCCTCATCGTCGCCATCTCGTCCTTCTCCCCCTCTGTCCCGTGCTGCAACCCCAGGAAACCCGGAAAGGAACTCCGGCGAGTTCCTATTTTCCCGGTGAG GACGAAATCGAAGCCGGGTgtaggcacacccatctccgaCGACTTTCGAGagaatttccggccaaaccacggcgagttggccggcgtgcaag tttccggcgacctccgaggctttcgaggcaatttccggccaaaacacggcgagttagacgtcgtgtgag gggcaattatagtGGCGTTTCTGTCTTCGCTAGCTGCGTGACTTTTCGACGgcgaagtact gacttagaatcgaggcatacaattccggcatcaaggcacttccgcatcggcatcttcgagtcctcttggtgtgggactcattcttttattcattccattttatattatttcttttag
- the LOC114821310 gene encoding uncharacterized protein isoform X2 has protein sequence MSLSLLSDLSQLPYLSSQPRTHARNHLPCARKTPHRRHLVLLPLCPVLQPQETRKGTPASSYFPGEDEIEAGCRHTHLRRLSREFPAKPRRVGRRASFRRPPRLSRQFPAKTRRVRRRVRGNYSGVSVFASCVTFRRRSTDLESRHTIPASRHFRIGIFESSWSFALNKWLSSPFGCRPACDHPFVPRTSGSGRVRLVSEPSLFRAYLGSSLTKVVCRF, from the exons AtgtctctctcccttctctcggACCTCTCTCAGCTCCCTTATCTCTCTTCTCAACCGCGAACGCACGCACGCAACCATCTCCCCTGCGCGAGGAAGACCCCTCATCGTCGCCATCTCGTCCTTCTCCCCCTCTGTCCCGTGCTGCAACCCCAGGAAACCCGGAAAGGAACTCCGGCGAGTTCCTATTTTCCCGGTGAG GACGAAATCGAAGCCGGGTgtaggcacacccatctccgaCGACTTTCGAGagaatttccggccaaaccacggcgagttggccggcgtgcaag tttccggcgacctccgaggctttcgaggcaatttccggccaaaacacggcgagttagacgtcgtgtgag gggcaattatagtGGCGTTTCTGTCTTCGCTAGCTGCGTGACTTTTCGACGgcgaagtact gacttagaatcgaggcatacaattccggcatcaaggcacttccgcatcggcatcttcgagtcctcttggt catttgcactcaataaatggctttcgtcacccttcgggtgtcggccagcatgtgACCATCCCTTTGTCCCTAggacatcgggatcggggcgtgtcagattggtatcagagcctagtttgttcagagcatacttaggatcttCTCTTACTAAAGTTGTGTGTCGGTTttga
- the LOC108172717 gene encoding uncharacterized protein isoform X3 — protein MFVITPKCFKYIYFILFVYQIRIQSIGSLFFLNLPRGSPPNNFSFFSLCSPVNPPFLLLLLFLSVMSLSLLSDLSQLPYLSSQPRTHARNHLPCARKTPHRRHLVLLPLCPVLQPQETRKGTPVSSYFPGEDEIEAGCRHTHLRRLSREFPAKPWRVGRRASFRRPPRLSRQFPAKPRRVRRHVRGNYSGVSVFASCVTFRRRSTDLESRHTIPASRHFRIGIFESSWSKGLMWQRSAFWSILEHFWAWNG, from the exons ATGTTTGTAATTACccctaaatgttttaaatatatcTATTTCATCCTTTTTGTCTACCAAATCAGGATCCAAAGCATTGGATCCCTTTTCTTTCTaaatctgccacgtggcagcccccCAAACaacttctctttcttctctctctgttcCCCCGTGAACCCcccattccttcttcttcttctttttctgtctGTCAtgtctctctcccttctctcggACCTCTCTCAGCTCCCTTATCTCTCTTCTCAACCGCGAACGCACGCACGCAACCATCTCCCCTGCGCGAGGAAGACCCCTCATCGTCGCCATCTCGTCCTTCTCCCCCTCTGTCCCGTGCTGCAACCCCAGGAAACCCGGAAAGGAACTCCGGTGAGTTCCTATTTTCCCGGTGAG GACGAAATCGAAGCCGGGTgtaggcacacccatctccgaCGACTTTCGAGagaatttccggccaaaccatggcgagttggccggcgtgcaag tttccggcgacctccgaggctttcgaggcaatttccggccaaaccacggcgagttagacgTCATgtgag gggcaattatagtGGCGTTTCTGTCTTCGCTAGCTGCGTGACTTTTCGACGgcgaagtact gacttagaatcgaggcatacaattccggcatcaaggcacttccgcatcggcatcttcgagtcctcttg gtccaaagggttaatgtggcaaagaagcgcattttggagcattttggagcatttttgggcatggaatggat